One genomic region from Prevotella sp. Rep29 encodes:
- a CDS encoding cupin domain-containing protein has protein sequence MIINYKEMEQQRITGFKGGNGDVLTQNFVDENNKIMMSRLQPGANSGYHKHEGNSEIVYIISGTGHFDYDGVREDVQAGSVHYCPMNHSHAMYNDGDDELVYFAIVPEHMAQR, from the coding sequence ATGATTATCAATTACAAAGAGATGGAACAGCAGCGCATCACAGGCTTCAAAGGTGGAAACGGCGATGTGCTCACACAGAATTTCGTGGACGAGAACAACAAGATCATGATGAGTCGCCTGCAACCGGGAGCCAACAGCGGCTACCATAAGCACGAAGGCAATTCGGAAATTGTCTATATCATCAGCGGAACGGGACACTTCGATTACGACGGCGTGCGCGAGGATGTGCAGGCAGGCAGCGTGCACTATTGCCCCATGAACCATTCCCACGCCATGTACAACGACGGCGACGACGAGCTCGTCTATTTCGCCATCGTGCCGGAACACATGGCACAGCGCTGA
- a CDS encoding endonuclease domain-containing protein, which produces MQYSAKVNDKKQKGHRKALRNNATPAEAVLWKALKSRGAGGYKFRRQQSIGSYILDFYCPELRLCVELDGLSHSHKYEYDERRTEFLCQQGIRVVRFDNQQIWTSIEGVVAEIVRIGDDIKKGGLTPNI; this is translated from the coding sequence ATGCAGTATTCAGCAAAAGTAAATGATAAAAAGCAAAAAGGACATCGGAAAGCACTGAGAAATAATGCAACTCCGGCAGAAGCTGTTTTATGGAAAGCCTTAAAGTCACGCGGAGCTGGCGGATATAAATTCCGCAGACAGCAAAGTATAGGCTCATACATATTGGATTTCTATTGTCCCGAACTACGTCTTTGTGTTGAGTTGGATGGCTTATCACATAGTCATAAATATGAATATGATGAGCGCCGGACAGAATTCCTTTGCCAGCAAGGAATACGTGTTGTTAGGTTTGACAATCAACAAATATGGACTAGTATTGAAGGTGTTGTTGCTGAAATTGTGCGAATAGGAGATGATATAAAGAAAGGTGGCTTGACACCTAATATCTAA